Sequence from the Streptomyces kaniharaensis genome:
AGCCATGAGCGACCTACTGAAATTCAAGATCCCGGCGGATTTCATCGAACCGCATGTCCATCTGAGCCTTGCGGAGCTCGAGTACGGGCACCGCGAGGGCTGGATCGACGCCGACGGCGTCATCGGTCTCTGTACGCGACGCCTCGTTGCGGGCCACGCATCGCAGCTGGAGGAGACGATCGCGCTTCTGCTGTCCGACGAGGCCGATCAGGTGGCCGGAATTCTGGAGGGCGCTGACGCGGGCCGTGCCGTGGACGACGTGCGGCCGGTGTGGCGATATCTGGCGCTCGCCT
This genomic interval carries:
- a CDS encoding DUF2247 family protein produces the protein MSDLLKFKIPADFIEPHVHLSLAELEYGHREGWIDADGVIGLCTRRLVAGHASQLEETIALLLSDEADQVAGILEGADAGRAVDDVRPVWRYLALAWAYENREGLGDALGVVEMLYADFDYPSEMDGFVRYMPAQPGQKTGIDALMSRWEEFVRSEGEFYRGRDRESETG